A genomic region of Caenorhabditis elegans chromosome V contains the following coding sequences:
- the gon-14 gene encoding HAT C-terminal dimerization domain-containing protein (Confirmed by transcript evidence) encodes MLYKCCKCLALLNKNSMVIVPKDPENLKNWMEKYDFQIKTIMAGSVHFLCKTHLSEDKSVERIPSSSVESATEQYMLEIKEEEPYSQAGSSSESWPEVKEEVIEPVEEIDYDHMPFEIEQNSYETFDESKSYHNSYESDHHQPTTSTSATRAIRRPTTKSLEFTNLPTYLQELSDGEILSFCVKTSSNLSGATSLECGMCEEQYFNSTDTRPIRHHLISRHEATMKKYKNHFPITAAPKIYAPIQQVTIDRADQALTKFFIKSGIPLRAVQDRNLNMLAFNMNSEYSLPTVETMHSFLEKIADAKANAKLNFDDSPVTITFDTTTFNNRHYLAFTVHYYHIRSRMRRCIFLREYDMTGPIVPSVMTAIQKTIEESGSRLKITTVVAGKAEFEDALEDMHSFKQVMICFSQNINKFAETLIEHPVFAGPLQKLRDFITKFPTHRNSWGKFKSYIVKKRTYGEYPEVDNGHWITTLDFITKCLHMHRLFSEFVSTSAQLQYIDVEDNVNIVYLHSLLNLCKSALKEMVDVKATIADVIPAIADISFSLIVTTSKQTVVDAVSTIFNQLLLPFVEQSDIHRFALFLHPLRHGSDLLASADWMKIKTDLSSHLSLREAAEATLAHPSSFDNTITADKEVNAFSQYVCRVTGVETGIMDWWARHAGRFPRLYKYARELFIIPAFSIDAAYYLGEYGILTHSINESDISKRKMLLRAASELVEYRSKGSLMCKPICVKRRKDANSPEDAWYHAIDVRALQIVDVPSDEPPKRMIPQRTPFVYQNPNPLPPHRILQSFPTIRTNREAPHGRSLKDEIAKIAANRQKIQRVYTVASSSPYARPVVVKTESKEGIVEQLTPSAPPPKRYYAVRPAAGNGTSVIRGKDGQVLRVIRNTPSVSFNLNTPLTASKKMYFIRTKTGVTHQLHQPPQ; translated from the exons atgctcTACAAATGCTGTAAATGTTTGGCGCTGTTGAATAAAAACAGCATGGTTATTGTCCCCAAGGATCCTGAGAATCTGAAGAATTGGATGGAAAAGTACGATTTCCAGATAAAAACGATAATGGCCGGTTCAGTTCACTTCCTGTGCAAAACACATTTGTCGGAGGATAAATCTGTCGAAAGA ATTCCCAGTTCCTCTGTCGAATCAGCTACTGAACAATATATGTTGGAGATCAAAGAAGAGGAACCTTATTCTCAAGCTGGATCATCATCTGAATCATGGCCAGAAGTTAAAGAAGAAGTCATTGAACCTGTAGAAGAAATAGACTACGATCATATGCCATTTGAAATAGAGCAAAACAGTTATGAAACTTTTGATGAAAGCAAAAGTTACCACAATTCCTACGAGTCCGATCATCATCAACCAACAACGTCAACCTCAGCGACACGTGCAATCCGCAGACCTACAACAAAATCGCTAGAGTTCACAAATCTCCCGACTTACCTACAAGAGCTGTCTGATGGAGAAATTTTGTCGTTTTGTGTGAAAACCAGCAGCAATTTGAGCGGTGCAACCTCGTTGGAGTGCGGGATGTGCGAAGAGCAGTACTTTAACAGTACGGACACTCGACCGATCCGACATCATTTAATTAGTAGACATGAAGcaacaatgaaaaaatacaaaaatcattt TCCAATAACGGCAGCACCTAAAATTTATGCACCAATTCAACAAGTGACAATTGACAGAGCTGATCAAGCATTGACAAAGTTCTTTATAAAGAGTGGAATCCCACTGCGAGCAGTTCAAGATCGTAATCTAAATATGCTCGCGTTCAACATGAATTCAGAATATTCTCTTCCAACTGTTGAAACGATGCATTCATTTCTCGAGAAAATTGCTGATGCCAAAGCG aacgcaaaattgaatttcgacGATAGTCCAGTGACCATAACATTTGACACGACGACTTTCAACAATCGTCACTATCTGGCTTTTACAGTCCATTACTATCATATAAGGTCGCGCATGAGACGATGTATTTTCTTACGCGAGTATGATATGACTGG cccAATTGTGCCATCCGTCATGACTGCGATCCAGAAAACAATAGAAGAGTCAGGTTCCCGATTGAAAATCACCACTGTTGTAGCGGGAAAAGCAGAATTTGAGGATGCTTTAGAAGATATGCACTCGTTCAAGCAAGT cATGATATGCTTCTCCCAAAACATCAACAAATTCGCAGAGACTCTCATTGAGCATCCTGTCTTTGCTGGACCGCTTCAAAAGCTTCGAGACTTTATCACGAAATTTCCCACTCATCGAAATTCTTGGGGCAAATTCAAGTCCTATATCGTGAAGAAACGTACTTATGGAGAATATCCCGAAGTTGATAATGGTCACTGGATTACTACGTTGGATTTTATCACAAAGTGCCTTCACATG CATCGACTATTCAGTGAGTTTGTGTCTACAAGTGCACAACTTCAATATATTGATGTCGAGGATAATGTAAACATCGTATATCTTCATAGTTTGTTGAATCTATGCAAAAGTGCACTGAAAGAG ATGGTCGATGTGAAAGCAACGATTGCGGACGTAATTCCAGCCATTGCAGATATCAGTTTCTCTTTAATAGT CACCACGAGTAAACAAACAGTCGTTGACGCTGTGAGCACGATCTTCAATCAACTTCTTCTTCCATTCGTCGAGCAATCAGATATACATCGCTTCGCTTTGTTCCTTCATCCTCTTCGTCATGGCTCTGATCTCCTTGCATCAGCCGACTggatgaaaatcaaaactgaTTTATCCAGTCATTTAT ctCTCCGTGAAGCAGCTGAAGCCACTCTTGCACATCCATCGTCATTCGACAATACGATAACTGCAGAT aaagaGGTCAATGCGTTCTCACAGTATGTGTGCAGAGTTACTGGTGTTGAAACTGGAATCATGGATTGGTGGGCTCGTCACGCCGGTCGCTTCCCTCGTCTGTACAAATATGCCAGAGAGCTTTTCATAATTCCAGCGTTTTCGATTGATGCCGCTTATTATCTCGG AGAGTACGGTATCCTTACACATTCGATCAACGAATCAGATATCTCAAAAAGGAAAATGCTACTTCGTGCAGCGAGTGAATTAGTTGAATATCG CTCGAAGGGATCTTTGATGTGCAAACCAATTTGCGTAAAGCGAAGAAAAGACGCCAATTCTCCTGAAGATGCTTGGTATCATGCAATCGATGTGAGAGCTCTACAGATTGTAGATGTACCATCAGACGAGCCTCCAAAACGAATGATTCCTCAACGAACGCCATTTGTGTATCAGAATCCAAACCCACTTCCACCGCATCGAATTCTACAATCGTTTCCCACAATTCGAACAAACAGAGAAGCACCACATGGAAGAAGTCTGAAAgatgaaattgcaaaaatcgcTGCGAATAGACAGAAGATTCAGAGAGTGTACACTGTTGCTTCATCATCGCCGTACGCGAGGCCTGTTGTCGTTAAAACCGAATCCAAAGAGGGCATTGTTGAACAACTGACTCCATCGGCTCCTCCACCGAAGAGGTACTACGCAGTACGACCTGCGGCAGGCAATGGAACAAGTGTGATTCGCGGAAAAGATGGTCAAGTATTACGAGTTATCAGAAATACCCCTTC agtCTCCTTCAACTTAAACACTCCTCTGACTGCATCGAAAAAGATGTATTTCATTCGTACAAAAACTGGTGTTACCCATCAGCTACATCAACCTCCACAATAA
- the gon-14 gene encoding HAT C-terminal dimerization domain-containing protein (Confirmed by transcript evidence): MLYKCCKCLALLNKNSMVIVPKDPENLKNWMEKYDFQIKTIMAGSVHFLCKTHLSEDKSVERIPSSSVESATEQYMLEIKEEEPYSQAGSSSESWPEVKEEVIEPVEEIDYDHMPFEIEQNSYETFDESKSYHNSYESDHHQPTTSTSATRAIRRPTTKSLEFTNLPTYLQELSDGEILSFCVKTSSNLSGATSLECGMCEEQYFNSTDTRPIRHHLISRHEATMKKYKNHFPITAAPKIYAPIQQVTIDRADQALTKFFIKSGIPLRAVQDRNLNMLAFNMNSEYSLPTVETMHSFLEKIADAKANAKLNFDDSPVTITFDTTTFNNRHYLAFTVHYYHIRSRMRRCIFLREYDMTGPIVPSVMTAIQKTIEESGSRLKITTVVAGKAEFEDALEDMHSFKQVMICFSQNINKFAETLIEHPVFAGPLQKLRDFITKFPTHRNSWGKFKSYIVKKRTYGEYPEVDNGHWITTLDFITKCLHMHRLFSEFVSTSAQLQYIDVEDNVNIVYLHSLLNLCKSALKEMVDVKATIADVIPAIADISFSLIVTTSKQTVVDAVSTIFNQLLLPFVEQSDIHRFALFLHPLRHGSDLLASADWMKIKTDLSSHLSLREAAEATLAHPSSFDNTITADKEVNAFSQYVCRVTGVETGIMDWWARHAGRFPRLYKYARELFIIPAFSIDAAYYLGEYGILTHSINESDISKRKMLLRAASELVEYRSKGSLMCKPICVKRRKDANSPEDAWYHAIDVRALQIVDVPSDEPPKRMIPQRTPFVYQNPNPLPPHRILQSFPTIRTNREAPHGRSLKDEIAKIAANRQKIQRVYTVASSSPYARPVVVKTESKEGIVEQLTPSAPPPKRYYAVRPAAGNGTSVIRGKDESPST; encoded by the exons atgctcTACAAATGCTGTAAATGTTTGGCGCTGTTGAATAAAAACAGCATGGTTATTGTCCCCAAGGATCCTGAGAATCTGAAGAATTGGATGGAAAAGTACGATTTCCAGATAAAAACGATAATGGCCGGTTCAGTTCACTTCCTGTGCAAAACACATTTGTCGGAGGATAAATCTGTCGAAAGA ATTCCCAGTTCCTCTGTCGAATCAGCTACTGAACAATATATGTTGGAGATCAAAGAAGAGGAACCTTATTCTCAAGCTGGATCATCATCTGAATCATGGCCAGAAGTTAAAGAAGAAGTCATTGAACCTGTAGAAGAAATAGACTACGATCATATGCCATTTGAAATAGAGCAAAACAGTTATGAAACTTTTGATGAAAGCAAAAGTTACCACAATTCCTACGAGTCCGATCATCATCAACCAACAACGTCAACCTCAGCGACACGTGCAATCCGCAGACCTACAACAAAATCGCTAGAGTTCACAAATCTCCCGACTTACCTACAAGAGCTGTCTGATGGAGAAATTTTGTCGTTTTGTGTGAAAACCAGCAGCAATTTGAGCGGTGCAACCTCGTTGGAGTGCGGGATGTGCGAAGAGCAGTACTTTAACAGTACGGACACTCGACCGATCCGACATCATTTAATTAGTAGACATGAAGcaacaatgaaaaaatacaaaaatcattt TCCAATAACGGCAGCACCTAAAATTTATGCACCAATTCAACAAGTGACAATTGACAGAGCTGATCAAGCATTGACAAAGTTCTTTATAAAGAGTGGAATCCCACTGCGAGCAGTTCAAGATCGTAATCTAAATATGCTCGCGTTCAACATGAATTCAGAATATTCTCTTCCAACTGTTGAAACGATGCATTCATTTCTCGAGAAAATTGCTGATGCCAAAGCG aacgcaaaattgaatttcgacGATAGTCCAGTGACCATAACATTTGACACGACGACTTTCAACAATCGTCACTATCTGGCTTTTACAGTCCATTACTATCATATAAGGTCGCGCATGAGACGATGTATTTTCTTACGCGAGTATGATATGACTGG cccAATTGTGCCATCCGTCATGACTGCGATCCAGAAAACAATAGAAGAGTCAGGTTCCCGATTGAAAATCACCACTGTTGTAGCGGGAAAAGCAGAATTTGAGGATGCTTTAGAAGATATGCACTCGTTCAAGCAAGT cATGATATGCTTCTCCCAAAACATCAACAAATTCGCAGAGACTCTCATTGAGCATCCTGTCTTTGCTGGACCGCTTCAAAAGCTTCGAGACTTTATCACGAAATTTCCCACTCATCGAAATTCTTGGGGCAAATTCAAGTCCTATATCGTGAAGAAACGTACTTATGGAGAATATCCCGAAGTTGATAATGGTCACTGGATTACTACGTTGGATTTTATCACAAAGTGCCTTCACATG CATCGACTATTCAGTGAGTTTGTGTCTACAAGTGCACAACTTCAATATATTGATGTCGAGGATAATGTAAACATCGTATATCTTCATAGTTTGTTGAATCTATGCAAAAGTGCACTGAAAGAG ATGGTCGATGTGAAAGCAACGATTGCGGACGTAATTCCAGCCATTGCAGATATCAGTTTCTCTTTAATAGT CACCACGAGTAAACAAACAGTCGTTGACGCTGTGAGCACGATCTTCAATCAACTTCTTCTTCCATTCGTCGAGCAATCAGATATACATCGCTTCGCTTTGTTCCTTCATCCTCTTCGTCATGGCTCTGATCTCCTTGCATCAGCCGACTggatgaaaatcaaaactgaTTTATCCAGTCATTTAT ctCTCCGTGAAGCAGCTGAAGCCACTCTTGCACATCCATCGTCATTCGACAATACGATAACTGCAGAT aaagaGGTCAATGCGTTCTCACAGTATGTGTGCAGAGTTACTGGTGTTGAAACTGGAATCATGGATTGGTGGGCTCGTCACGCCGGTCGCTTCCCTCGTCTGTACAAATATGCCAGAGAGCTTTTCATAATTCCAGCGTTTTCGATTGATGCCGCTTATTATCTCGG AGAGTACGGTATCCTTACACATTCGATCAACGAATCAGATATCTCAAAAAGGAAAATGCTACTTCGTGCAGCGAGTGAATTAGTTGAATATCG CTCGAAGGGATCTTTGATGTGCAAACCAATTTGCGTAAAGCGAAGAAAAGACGCCAATTCTCCTGAAGATGCTTGGTATCATGCAATCGATGTGAGAGCTCTACAGATTGTAGATGTACCATCAGACGAGCCTCCAAAACGAATGATTCCTCAACGAACGCCATTTGTGTATCAGAATCCAAACCCACTTCCACCGCATCGAATTCTACAATCGTTTCCCACAATTCGAACAAACAGAGAAGCACCACATGGAAGAAGTCTGAAAgatgaaattgcaaaaatcgcTGCGAATAGACAGAAGATTCAGAGAGTGTACACTGTTGCTTCATCATCGCCGTACGCGAGGCCTGTTGTCGTTAAAACCGAATCCAAAGAGGGCATTGTTGAACAACTGACTCCATCGGCTCCTCCACCGAAGAGGTACTACGCAGTACGACCTGCGGCAGGCAATGGAACAAGTGTGATTCGCGGAAAAGATG agtCTCCTTCAACTTAA
- the cpr-4 gene encoding Cathepsin B-like cysteine proteinase 4 (Partially confirmed by transcript evidence), whose protein sequence is MKYLILAALVAVTAGLVIPLVPKTQEAITEYVNSKQSLWKAEIPKDITIEQVKKRLMRTEFVAPHTPDVEVVKHDINEDTIPATFDARTQWPNCMSINNIRDQSDCGSCWAFAAAEAASDRFCIASNGAVNTLLSAEDVLSCCSNCGYGCEGGYPINAWKYLVKSGFCTGGSYEAQFGCKPYSLAPCGETVGNVTWPSCPDDGYDTPACVNKCTNKNYNVAYTADKHFGSTAYAVGKKVSQIQAEIIAHGPVEAAFTVYEDFYQYKTGVYVHTTGQELGGHAIRILGWGTDNGTPYWLVANSWNVNWGENGYFRIIRGTNECGIEHAVVGGVPKV, encoded by the exons ATG AAATACCTCATTCTTGCTGCCTTGGTGGCTGTTACCGCCGGACTCGTTATTCCACTTGTTCCAAAAACCCAAGAAGCTATCACCGAGTATGTGAACTCAAAGCAATCTCTCTGGAAGGCTGAGATTCCAAAGGACATCACCATTGAACAGGTCAAGAAGCGTCTCATGAGAACCGAATTCGTTGCCCCACACACTCCAGATGTTGAGGTTGTGAAGCATGATATCAACGAGGATACCATTCCAGCAACATTCGATGCCCGTACCCAATGGCCAAACTGTATGTCAATCAACAACATCCGTGACCAATCTGACTGTGGATCCTGCTGGGCGTTCGCTGCCGCCGAGGCTGCTTCTGATCGTTTCTGCATCGCCTCCAACGGAGCCGTCAACACCCTTCTCTCAGCTGAAGATGTTCTTTCTTGCTGCTCCAACTGCGGATACGGATGCGAGGGAGGATACCCAATCAACGCCTGGAAGTACCTTGTCAAGAGCGGATTCTGCACCGGAGGATCTTACGAGGCTCAGTTCGGATGCAAGCCATACTCCCTTGCCCCATGCGGAGAGACCGTCGGAAACGTTACCTGGCCATCTTGCCCAGATGATGGATACGATACCCCAGCTTGTGTTAACAAGTGCACCAACAAGAACTACAACGTTGCCTACACCGCTGACAAGCACTTCGGAAGCACCGCTTACGCCGTCGGAAAGAAGGTCTCCCAGATCCAAGCTGAAATCATTGCCCACGGACCAGTCGAGGCCGCATTCACTGTCTACGAGGACTTCTACCAATACAAGACCGGAGTCTACGTTCACACCACTGGACAAGAACTCGGAGGACATGCCATCAGAATTCTTGGATGGGGAACTGACAACGGAACTCCATACTGGCTTGTTGCCAACTCATGGAACGTCAACTGGGGAGAGAACGGATATTTCCGTATCATCCGTGGAACCAACGAGTGCGGAATTGAGCACGCCGTTGTCGGAGGAGTCCCAAAAGTCTAA
- the nhr-37 gene encoding Nuclear Hormone Receptor family (Product from WormBase gene class nhr;~Confirmed by transcript evidence): MVPDKSCLVCKKASNGMHFGALTCRACAAFFRRATVLKLQYKCKQGNSKCNIDGRGRYVCRQCRLTKCKAIGMNEEKVQLDYDPTYSFRGLMEDSGSDEFSTPNGSPAQSDYSPTNLSRKNSVESPGIDPNFLFTFSPKTPDKPNMVISFNDLVKKIETSFSHKTKGDDCELTTLTSALKKFRKNQKAQSQISFLDKVELKSAIDWLNDRIYMYSCWFSSSKSLMSLPMDQKMQLFRSSWNVVRTFERLEMSVKIFEEGVIRGGYILINDDLAMKLESTHIDFASITDLTNQYFNKLFEPFLHRYIDEVARPLLDLKPTTEEVVFCMVHLIGLEEGDLSHETREACEQMRAEIADQMHVYYTNRTDIKMYSHRLLILMKLVKSMKRISREKSKIKELFWLFDIFHAEISEPYFFEMF, translated from the exons ATGGTACCTGACAAGTCATGCTTGGTTTGCAAAAAAGCTTCAAATGGAATGCATTTCGGTGCACTCACCTGCCGAGCGTGCGCCGCATTCTTTCGAAGGGCTACTGTActgaaattacagtataaaTGTAAGCAGGGGAATTCAAAATGCAATATTGATGGTCGTGGAAG ATATGTCTGCCGGCAGTGTCGTCTGACAAAGTGCAAAGCAATCGGGATGAATGAAGaga aagttcaaTTGGACTATGACCCAACGTACTCGTTTCGCGGTTTGATGGAGGATAGTGGAAGT GACGAATTCTCTACGCCAAATGGAAGCCCAGCTCAATCTGATTACAGCCCGACCAACTTGAGCCGGAAGAACTCGGTGGAGTCACCTGGAATTGATCCGAACTTTTTGTTCACCTTCTCGCCAAAAACACCGGATAAGCCGAACATGGTTATCAGTTTTAATGACTTggtgaagaaaattgaaacgtCATTTTCG CATAAAACAAAAGGCGACGATTGTGAACTGACTACTTTGACGTCtgcattgaaaaagtttaggaaaaatcaaaaagctcAAAGTCAAATCTCTTTTCTTGACAAAGTCGAGCTGAAATCTGCTATTGATTGGCTCAATGATCGAATCTATATGTACTCTTGTTGGTTTTCCTCTTCAAAATCTTTAATGTCTCTACCCATGGATCAAAAAATGCAGCTCTTCCGATCTTCTTGGAATGTCGTTAGAACATTTGAGCGCCTAGAAATGTCTGtcaagatttttgaagaaggAGTCATTCGAGGAGGA TATATACTTATCAATGATGATCTCGCAATGAAATTGGAATCAACTCATATTGACTTTGCCTCGATAACTGATCTCACGAATCAATATTTCAACAA actattcGAACCCTTCCTACACCGTTACATAGATGAAGTTGCAAGGCCACTTCTTGATCTCAAGCCAACTACGGAAGAAGTCGTTTTTTGTATGGTTCACCTTATTGGACTTgaag aaGGTGATCTTTCTCATGAAACACGAGAAGCTTGCGAACAAATGCGAGCAGAAATTGCTGACCAAATGCACGTTTATTATACAAATCGGACGGATATCAAAATGTATTCTCATCGGCTTCTGATTCTTATGAAACTGGTCAAATCCATGAag AGAATCTCTCGTGAGAAATCAAAGATCAAGGAGCTCTTCTGGCTTTTTGACATCTTTCATGCCGAAATCTCGGAGCCGTATTTTTTCGAgatgttttag
- the ppt-1 gene encoding Palmitoyl-protein thioesterase 1 (Confirmed by transcript evidence) — MRYFPLLLCLLAITTAEFRNATKQVPVVMWHGMGDCCCNPLSMGSVKKLFEEQIPGVYVHSLQLGSSITKDIEHGFYANTNELVYMACIKIKNDPELKNGYNAIGFSQGAQFLRAVAQRCPNPPMKNLVSVGGQHQGVFGAPYCIGDNIMCNGVRRLIDLGAYLPFVQKRVVQAQYWHDPNQVEEYKKRSIFLADINNENNNNPTYKRNLLSLKNLVLVKFNQDHMVVPKDSSWFGFYKDGDIDTILPMNETDLYKEDRIGLKKLHESGRIHFMDVDGDHLQIPRSVLVNDIIKKYFM, encoded by the exons ATGAGATATTTTCCCCTTCTACTTTGCCTACTGGCCATAACTACAGCAGAATTCCGGAATGCTACAAAGCAGGTTCCAGTGGTCATGTGGCATGGAATGG GTGACTGTTGTTGCAATCCGTTGTCTATGGGATCTGTGAAAAAACTATTCGAGGAGCAAATTCCTGGAGTTTACGTTCACAGTCTTCAATTGGGATCTAGTATTACAAAAGACATTGAGCATGGATTTTATGCAAATACCAATGAACTTGTCTATATGGCATGTATCAAAATTAAGAACGATCCTGAACTAAAGAATGGATATAATGCGATCGGATTCTCACAAGGAGCACAGTTTTT GAGAGCGGTTGCCCAAAGATGCCCAAATCCACCAATGAAGAATTTGGTGTCAGTCGGTGGTCAACATCAAGGAGTTTTTGGAGCCCCGTACTGCATTGGTGACAATATTATGTGCAATGGCGTGAGACGTCTCATTGACTTGGGAGCTTATCTTCCATTTGTACAAAAACG AGTTGTTCAAGCCCAGTACTGGCACGACCCAAATCAAGTCGAAGAGTATAAAAAACGTTCTATTTTCTTGGCTGATATCAATAACGAAAAC aataaCAACCCGACTTACAAACGCAACTTATTGAGTCTCAAAAACCTGGTTCTGGTGAAATTCAATCAAGATCATATGGTTGTACCAAAGGATTCATCT TGGTTCGGGTTCTACAAAGACGGTGATATTGACACAATTCTCCCAATGAACGAAACCGACCTGTACAAAGAGGATCGTATTGGATTGAAGAAGCTTCATGAGAGTGGACGAATCCATTTTATGGACGTGGATGGAGATCACTTGCAAATTCCAAGAAGTGTGCTTGTCAAcgatattatcaaaaaatattttatgtga